The following proteins come from a genomic window of Nostoc sp. TCL26-01:
- a CDS encoding acyl--CoA ligase family protein, with the protein MNLRSVYHSILTPLTFIERNRKVYAHKVAIIYGEQRFTYQQFASRIHRLASALQDKGLEKGDRVALFCFNTPPMLEAHFAVPLAGGVMVAINTRLTSPEVAYILNDCGAKFLFVDTELAEIIRPIQDKLETVKYIINIHDIAGFNPVDGDEYESFLKTGSPEPLPWLVTDEFETITINYTSGTSGKPKGVMYSHRGAYLNSLGEILETNLTPNSVYLWTLPMFHCNGWCFTWAVTAIGGTHICLRKFHPAKVWQLIAQENVTHLNAAPVVLISLLNYADCPQKLATPLTITTAGAPPSPTLIEKISAIGARIIHVYGLTEVYGPYTVCEYQSHWDNLTTTEKSQLMARQGVTYITGDGLRVVDKNMNDVPADGVTMGEVVMQGNMVMTGYYNDPEYTAKAFSGGWFHSGDLAVVHPDGYIEVRDRIKDIIITSGENVSSIEVEQCLYRHEAVLECAVIAVPHAKRGEAPKAFVTLKEETTATAQELINFCRSQIASFKCPIAVEFTTLPKTSTGKIQKYLLRAKEWAGYERKI; encoded by the coding sequence ATGAATCTTCGCTCAGTTTACCACAGCATCCTCACACCTTTAACATTTATTGAACGCAACCGCAAAGTTTACGCACATAAAGTTGCCATTATCTATGGTGAACAACGCTTCACCTATCAACAATTTGCGTCCCGTATTCACCGTTTAGCCTCAGCTTTGCAAGACAAAGGACTGGAGAAAGGCGATCGCGTGGCCTTGTTTTGTTTCAACACTCCACCCATGCTAGAAGCCCATTTTGCCGTCCCCTTAGCAGGTGGCGTGATGGTGGCGATCAATACACGTTTAACATCACCAGAAGTAGCTTACATCTTAAATGATTGTGGAGCCAAATTTCTCTTTGTTGATACCGAATTAGCCGAGATAATTCGCCCAATTCAAGATAAGTTAGAAACTGTTAAATATATTATTAATATTCACGATATTGCCGGATTTAACCCTGTAGATGGTGACGAATACGAAAGCTTTCTCAAAACTGGTAGCCCTGAACCTTTACCGTGGTTAGTCACAGATGAATTTGAGACAATTACGATTAATTATACTAGTGGCACATCTGGTAAACCCAAAGGTGTGATGTACTCTCATCGCGGCGCATATCTCAATTCTTTAGGAGAAATTCTCGAAACAAATTTAACGCCTAACTCAGTTTACTTGTGGACATTGCCCATGTTCCATTGTAACGGCTGGTGTTTTACCTGGGCAGTCACAGCCATTGGTGGAACTCATATTTGTTTGCGTAAATTTCACCCAGCTAAAGTTTGGCAATTAATTGCTCAAGAAAATGTCACGCACTTAAATGCTGCACCTGTAGTCTTAATTTCTCTCTTGAATTATGCCGACTGTCCGCAAAAATTAGCCACACCTTTAACTATTACCACCGCAGGCGCACCACCCTCACCAACACTAATCGAAAAAATCTCTGCCATTGGGGCAAGAATTATTCATGTTTATGGTTTGACGGAAGTTTACGGCCCTTATACAGTTTGTGAATATCAATCCCATTGGGACAATTTAACGACTACAGAAAAATCTCAATTAATGGCGCGTCAAGGTGTAACCTACATCACCGGAGATGGACTGCGAGTTGTAGACAAAAATATGAATGATGTGCCGGCAGATGGGGTAACAATGGGGGAAGTGGTGATGCAGGGAAACATGGTGATGACTGGATATTATAACGATCCCGAATATACAGCCAAAGCCTTTAGCGGTGGCTGGTTTCACAGTGGAGATTTAGCCGTGGTACATCCTGATGGTTATATTGAAGTGCGCGATCGCATTAAAGATATCATCATTACCAGTGGTGAAAATGTCTCTAGTATTGAAGTGGAACAATGCCTTTATCGTCATGAAGCCGTCTTAGAATGTGCCGTTATCGCCGTTCCTCACGCCAAACGCGGTGAAGCACCCAAAGCTTTTGTCACACTTAAGGAAGAAACAACCGCAACTGCACAAGAATTAATCAATTTTTGTCGCAGTCAAATCGCCAGTTTTAAATGTCCCATCGCCGTTGAATTTACCACACTCCCAAAAACCAGCACTGGCAAAATTCAAAAATATCTCCTCCGTGCTAAAGAATGGGCAGGTTACGAGCGCAAAATTTAA
- a CDS encoding sodium:proton antiporter, whose translation MVDIYIINLLIIGLLLLIVTLGSGWISRLPLSFAIIYLVVGIILGPYGWGLIQFRRDDVFNADLLERLTEFVVIVSVFSCGLKIIYPLKYKVWNITARLIGLLMPISILALALVGRLFLGMNWGEAILLGAILAPTDPVLASEVQLTDTNDRDELRFGLTSEGGLNDALAFPFVYFGLYAIKDDNWNNWFKAWVTVDLIWAIAAGIVMGFLVAKTVVWIDQRVQKRRSADILMEDFVAISIILLTYSLTEIVNGYGFLAVFIAGLVVQHSYTNPEKPLTQLEFIERLEKLLEVATILLLGSILLWQPIVNYMNQSLIVIVFLFLIIRPIGAWVSTIGKRPLDSPRRRLHPGTRWLIGWFGIRGVGSLYYLAYAFGHGLKGEVAEQIAWITYTTIVVSVIIHGISATPLMNWYERRIANESIGNRV comes from the coding sequence ATGGTAGATATTTACATTATTAACCTATTGATTATTGGTCTACTGTTGCTAATTGTTACCTTGGGTTCTGGTTGGATTTCTCGCTTACCTCTGTCTTTTGCCATTATCTATTTAGTAGTGGGAATTATCCTTGGTCCCTATGGTTGGGGACTGATTCAATTTAGAAGAGATGATGTATTTAATGCTGATCTCTTGGAAAGATTAACAGAATTTGTGGTCATTGTATCTGTATTTAGTTGTGGATTAAAAATCATCTATCCATTGAAATATAAAGTTTGGAATATTACAGCACGGCTGATTGGGTTATTAATGCCGATTTCCATTTTAGCTCTAGCCCTTGTTGGTAGATTATTTTTAGGGATGAATTGGGGAGAAGCAATTTTATTAGGAGCGATTCTTGCACCCACTGACCCAGTATTAGCTTCGGAAGTGCAACTCACAGATACAAATGACCGAGATGAATTACGCTTTGGTTTAACTTCCGAAGGTGGGTTAAATGATGCTTTAGCTTTTCCCTTTGTTTATTTTGGGCTTTATGCCATAAAAGATGATAACTGGAATAACTGGTTTAAAGCTTGGGTGACAGTGGATTTGATTTGGGCGATCGCTGCTGGTATTGTTATGGGGTTTCTTGTAGCAAAAACAGTGGTTTGGATTGACCAAAGGGTGCAAAAGCGTCGTTCTGCTGATATTTTGATGGAAGATTTTGTTGCTATTAGCATAATTTTATTGACCTACTCTTTAACGGAAATAGTTAATGGCTATGGATTTCTTGCCGTATTTATCGCTGGTTTAGTTGTGCAACATAGTTATACAAATCCCGAAAAACCACTGACACAATTAGAATTTATTGAAAGATTAGAAAAGCTCTTGGAAGTTGCCACAATTTTATTATTAGGTTCTATCTTATTATGGCAGCCTATAGTTAACTACATGAATCAATCTTTAATAGTTATAGTTTTCTTATTCTTAATTATCCGACCGATTGGAGCATGGGTTAGTACAATTGGCAAACGCCCATTAGACTCACCCCGTCGCCGCTTACATCCAGGTACTCGTTGGTTAATAGGATGGTTTGGTATTCGTGGTGTCGGTTCTTTATATTATCTTGCCTATGCTTTTGGTCACGGTTTAAAGGGTGAAGTCGCCGAACAAATTGCCTGGATAACTTATACTACTATCGTAGTTTCTGTGATTATACATGGCATATCAGCTACGCCATTAATGAATTGGTATGAGCGCAGGATTGCGAATGAGTCAATAGGCAATAGGGTTTAG
- the ndhL gene encoding NAD(P)H-quinone oxidoreductase subunit L: MIVPLLYLALAGAYLFVVPVALLFYLKQRWYVVSSVERTFMYFLVFFFFPGLLVLSPFVNLRPRPRKIAA; this comes from the coding sequence ATGATTGTACCCCTACTATATCTGGCTTTAGCTGGAGCTTATTTATTTGTTGTCCCCGTGGCCTTACTGTTCTACTTAAAGCAACGCTGGTACGTGGTTAGCTCTGTTGAGCGCACCTTTATGTATTTTCTGGTGTTCTTCTTCTTTCCGGGACTGTTGGTTTTATCGCCTTTTGTCAACCTGCGACCCCGTCCCCGCAAAATTGCCGCTTAA
- a CDS encoding phosphatase PAP2 family protein has protein sequence MKESLPSKINDYNYPLIRAIHTAVKGRARYKVSGLYFSEVLKRYIEYQLSQVENIIQVRANHLTGNVLVIFHPEIHPQAIAANLQQIVLGYQDSQITAIAKQTGQLDKLNIQLILAALAASTLASGAGIVFKYGLDESILLALQNLHTPLSDRLMQSITFLGEPLTFGLIASGLATHFWRNNRRHQATGLGMATIGAVGFNCLLKEIFARQRPALWDYIVHAVHYSFPSGHAMVSTAVYGYVGYVLAQEFPQWRQPILAATVTLILAIGFSRLYLGVHWPTDVLAGYAIGLLWLIVCILYGESTSSSK, from the coding sequence ATGAAAGAATCACTACCGTCAAAAATCAACGATTATAACTACCCTTTAATTCGAGCCATTCATACTGCTGTTAAAGGCAGAGCTAGATATAAAGTTAGTGGACTTTATTTTAGTGAGGTGCTGAAAAGATATATTGAATACCAACTATCACAGGTAGAAAATATTATCCAAGTCAGGGCAAATCATCTCACAGGTAATGTTTTAGTAATTTTTCATCCAGAGATTCACCCTCAAGCGATCGCTGCTAATTTACAACAGATTGTCTTAGGTTATCAAGATAGTCAAATCACAGCAATAGCCAAACAAACAGGACAGTTAGACAAACTCAATATTCAACTTATTTTAGCAGCCCTAGCAGCTAGCACCTTGGCTTCTGGCGCGGGAATAGTTTTTAAATACGGTTTAGACGAAAGTATTTTATTAGCATTACAAAACCTGCATACACCTTTGAGCGATCGCCTGATGCAGAGTATAACTTTTTTGGGAGAGCCACTAACTTTTGGCTTAATTGCTTCCGGATTGGCAACTCATTTCTGGCGTAACAATCGTCGCCATCAAGCCACTGGTTTAGGTATGGCTACAATTGGTGCAGTCGGCTTTAATTGTTTACTCAAAGAGATTTTTGCTAGACAACGCCCAGCATTGTGGGATTATATTGTTCATGCTGTCCATTACAGTTTTCCTAGTGGTCATGCAATGGTTTCCACCGCAGTTTATGGTTATGTTGGCTATGTTTTAGCGCAAGAATTTCCGCAATGGCGACAACCAATTTTAGCGGCAACTGTGACTTTAATTTTGGCAATAGGTTTTAGTCGGCTTTATTTAGGTGTACATTGGCCGACTGATGTGCTGGCAGGATATGCCATCGGTTTATTGTGGTTAATTGTTTGTATTCTCTATGGAGAATCTACCTCTTCGTCCAAATAG
- the trpA gene encoding tryptophan synthase subunit alpha yields MTAISDRFKTLGHDGKCALVPFITAGDPDLETTAAALKILDSNGADLIELGVPYSDPLADGPVIQAAATRALQRGTKLEAVLEMLKALTPSLQAPIILFTYYNPILHRGINNFLEQIAAAGVSGLVVPDLPLEEAADLLKPASEMGIDIILLIAPTSSAERIEAIARASQGFIYLVSVTGVTGMRTQIETRVSDLLQQIRQVTDKPIGVGFGISQPAQATQVKEWGADAAIVGSAFVKRLAEGTPEQGLLAIAEFCQSLKASI; encoded by the coding sequence ATGACCGCTATTTCCGATCGCTTTAAAACTTTAGGACACGATGGTAAGTGTGCGCTAGTTCCCTTTATCACTGCTGGTGATCCTGATTTAGAGACTACTGCTGCTGCCTTAAAAATTTTAGATAGCAACGGTGCTGACTTGATTGAATTGGGAGTTCCCTACTCTGATCCTCTCGCAGATGGGCCAGTTATTCAAGCTGCCGCTACCCGTGCCTTACAACGGGGAACAAAGCTGGAAGCAGTACTGGAAATGTTAAAAGCTCTTACTCCCAGTTTACAAGCACCAATTATTTTATTTACCTATTACAATCCTATTCTGCACCGAGGTATTAATAATTTCCTAGAGCAAATTGCTGCTGCTGGCGTGTCTGGTTTGGTAGTACCGGATTTACCTTTAGAAGAGGCAGCAGATTTACTGAAACCAGCAAGTGAAATGGGTATCGATATAATCTTACTGATAGCACCAACAAGTTCAGCCGAGAGAATAGAAGCGATCGCTCGTGCTTCTCAAGGATTTATCTATTTAGTAAGTGTGACAGGTGTCACCGGGATGCGAACTCAAATAGAAACCCGTGTATCAGATTTACTACAACAAATTCGCCAAGTAACAGATAAACCCATCGGTGTCGGTTTTGGCATTTCTCAACCCGCACAAGCCACTCAAGTCAAAGAATGGGGCGCTGATGCAGCTATTGTCGGTAGTGCCTTTGTCAAACGCCTAGCCGAAGGAACACCAGAACAGGGACTTTTGGCGATCGCTGAATTTTGTCAAAGTCTCAAAGCTTCAATATAG
- a CDS encoding type II toxin-antitoxin system RelE/ParE family toxin, which yields MTKQIVITPKASLDIDDYFAYISQSNYDVALDFFDAVRETFAQLAKMPGIGSYYKIDNPRLQELRKWPVKRFKKYLVFYLEKKENIQVLRVLYAGRDIERILEQEY from the coding sequence ATGACAAAGCAGATAGTTATCACACCTAAAGCTAGTTTAGATATAGATGATTATTTTGCTTATATTTCGCAGAGCAATTATGATGTTGCACTTGACTTTTTTGATGCGGTGCGAGAAACTTTTGCACAGTTAGCAAAAATGCCTGGAATCGGCAGCTATTATAAAATAGATAATCCTCGTTTGCAAGAATTACGTAAGTGGCCTGTTAAAAGGTTTAAAAAATATTTAGTTTTTTACTTAGAGAAAAAAGAAAATATCCAAGTTTTAAGGGTTCTCTACGCTGGAAGAGATATTGAAAGGATTTTAGAACAAGAATATTAA
- a CDS encoding cytochrome P450 → MNLPDSPKMPKFMQLVQWIYNPLQLMEASAKAQGDCFTLWLTNKQPMVFLSNPQAIQQLFTTPLEQLDARGSAQLLQPLLGENSLLLLSGETHQRQRKLLTPPFHGDRMRAYGDIITGITKEVISTWKIDEPFSVRDSMQEIALRVILKTVFGLHEGERYTQLQKRLYAILDLTSSSLRSSLSFFPILRVDLGHWSPWGNFLRQREEIDQLLYAEIQERRDDPDPSRTDILSLMMSARDENGEPMTDVELRDELMTLLVAGHETTASALTWALYWIHRLPEVREKLLAELDNFGDNADLNEITRLPYLTAVCQETLRIYPIAMITLPRIVQTPLEIMGHQFAPGTLLVGCIYLTHRRPDLYPQPEQFNPERFLEKQYSLYEYLPFGGSNRRCLGMAFAMYEMKLVLATVLSHMDLKLIDSYPVKPIRRGVTLAPSGGKWLIATGQHQKVKNPVGV, encoded by the coding sequence ATGAACCTTCCAGATAGTCCAAAAATGCCAAAATTTATGCAGCTTGTACAGTGGATATACAATCCATTGCAACTAATGGAAGCGTCTGCCAAAGCTCAAGGGGATTGTTTTACGTTATGGTTAACGAACAAACAGCCAATGGTATTTTTAAGTAATCCCCAAGCCATTCAACAGCTTTTCACTACTCCCTTAGAACAGTTAGATGCACGGGGATCAGCCCAACTTTTACAACCCTTGTTAGGGGAGAACTCATTACTGTTACTTTCGGGAGAAACCCACCAACGCCAGCGTAAGTTATTAACTCCACCCTTTCATGGCGATCGTATGAGGGCTTACGGTGATATTATTACTGGCATCACCAAAGAAGTAATCAGTACTTGGAAAATCGACGAACCCTTCTCTGTGCGGGACTCAATGCAGGAAATCGCCTTGCGGGTGATTCTCAAAACTGTGTTCGGTCTACATGAGGGAGAACGTTATACACAATTACAAAAACGCCTGTATGCCATCTTGGACTTGACATCTTCTTCCTTACGTTCTTCTCTTTCGTTTTTCCCCATATTACGGGTAGATTTAGGTCACTGGAGTCCTTGGGGAAACTTTCTCCGACAACGGGAGGAAATTGATCAACTGTTGTATGCAGAAATTCAAGAACGCAGAGATGATCCTGACCCCTCGCGGACAGATATCCTGTCATTAATGATGTCAGCGCGGGATGAAAACGGCGAACCGATGACTGATGTGGAGTTACGTGATGAATTGATGACTTTGCTAGTCGCAGGGCATGAAACTACAGCCTCAGCTTTAACATGGGCATTATATTGGATTCACCGTTTACCAGAAGTCAGAGAGAAACTTTTAGCGGAGTTGGATAATTTTGGTGACAATGCTGATTTAAATGAAATCACACGCTTGCCTTATTTAACTGCTGTATGTCAAGAGACACTCCGCATCTATCCCATCGCCATGATTACCCTACCACGGATTGTTCAGACACCACTAGAAATTATGGGTCATCAATTTGCGCCGGGAACATTGTTAGTTGGTTGTATTTATTTGACACACCGCCGACCAGATTTATATCCCCAGCCAGAACAATTTAACCCAGAAAGATTTTTAGAAAAGCAATATTCATTGTATGAGTATTTACCTTTTGGGGGTAGTAATCGGCGCTGTTTAGGAATGGCTTTTGCAATGTATGAAATGAAGTTGGTTTTGGCGACAGTATTATCTCACATGGATTTAAAATTAATTGACAGCTATCCAGTTAAACCTATCCGTCGTGGAGTCACCCTAGCACCCTCTGGTGGTAAGTGGTTGATAGCCACAGGACAGCATCAAAAAGTCAAGAATCCTGTTGGGGTGTAG
- a CDS encoding DUF3007 family protein, with amino-acid sequence MRRIDALGIVLGIFIIGGLAYLGLQLVGLDGQQAGIWSQALLVIGLIGWVASYGWRAVGKNMTYHQQREDYEQAFFQKRLDELSPEELAKIQAEIEQERQTQTE; translated from the coding sequence ATGCGACGTATTGACGCTCTTGGAATTGTCTTAGGTATTTTTATCATCGGTGGCTTGGCATATCTAGGACTACAGCTAGTTGGTTTGGATGGTCAACAAGCTGGTATTTGGAGCCAAGCTTTATTAGTAATTGGTTTAATTGGTTGGGTAGCTAGCTATGGCTGGCGTGCGGTGGGAAAAAATATGACCTACCATCAACAACGAGAAGACTATGAACAAGCATTTTTCCAAAAACGTCTCGATGAACTTTCGCCAGAAGAATTAGCCAAAATCCAAGCTGAGATTGAGCAAGAAAGACAAACTCAGACTGAATAA
- a CDS encoding pyridoxal phosphate-dependent aminotransferase has protein sequence MKLAARVSQVTPSLTLAIAAKAKAMKADGIDVCSFSAGEPDFDTPAHIKAAAAKALEEGKTKYGAAAGEPKLREAIARKLKTDNHLDYKPENVIVTNGGKHSLYNLIVALIDPGDEVIIPSPYWLSYPEMVTLVGGKSVIVPTDASTGYKITPEQLRKAITPKTKLFILNSPSNPTGMVYTPEEIKALAEVIVDADIFVVSDEIYEKILYDGAQHISIGSLGKEIFERTLISNGFAKAYSMTGWRIGYLAGPLEIIKAASTIQGHSTSNVCTFAQYGAIAALESSQDCVEEMRQAFAKRRQVMLDRLNAIPGLSTAKPDGAFYLFPDISKTGLKSLEFCDALIEEHQVAVIPGIAFGADENIRLSYATDLATIEKGMDRLEKFVRSRI, from the coding sequence ATGAAACTGGCAGCAAGAGTAAGTCAGGTAACACCTTCACTCACCTTAGCGATCGCAGCGAAAGCTAAGGCAATGAAGGCAGATGGTATAGATGTTTGTAGTTTTAGCGCTGGTGAACCGGATTTTGATACCCCAGCGCATATCAAAGCAGCCGCAGCTAAGGCTTTGGAAGAAGGCAAAACCAAATATGGTGCAGCCGCCGGTGAACCAAAGTTAAGAGAAGCGATCGCTCGGAAGTTGAAAACCGACAATCATCTGGATTACAAGCCAGAGAATGTCATCGTCACCAACGGCGGTAAGCATTCTCTCTACAACTTGATTGTGGCGTTGATTGATCCTGGTGATGAGGTGATTATTCCTTCACCTTACTGGCTGAGTTACCCCGAAATGGTAACTTTGGTAGGTGGGAAATCAGTAATTGTCCCCACAGATGCTTCTACAGGGTATAAAATCACCCCTGAACAACTACGCAAAGCCATCACCCCTAAAACCAAGCTATTTATCCTCAACTCCCCGTCTAACCCGACAGGAATGGTGTACACACCAGAGGAAATCAAAGCTTTGGCAGAGGTAATAGTTGATGCAGATATCTTTGTTGTCTCCGATGAGATTTACGAAAAAATTCTCTACGACGGCGCACAACATATCAGCATCGGTTCTCTAGGGAAGGAAATTTTTGAGCGCACTTTGATTAGTAATGGCTTTGCCAAAGCCTACTCCATGACGGGGTGGCGGATTGGTTATTTAGCTGGGCCATTGGAAATAATCAAAGCCGCTAGCACCATCCAAGGGCATAGTACATCAAACGTGTGTACCTTTGCTCAATATGGAGCGATCGCTGCTTTGGAAAGTTCTCAAGACTGTGTAGAAGAAATGCGTCAAGCCTTCGCTAAACGGCGACAGGTAATGTTAGATAGACTCAACGCCATTCCCGGTTTGAGTACTGCAAAACCAGACGGCGCATTTTATCTGTTTCCCGACATCAGCAAAACTGGCTTGAAATCCTTAGAATTTTGTGACGCTTTGATTGAAGAACATCAAGTCGCCGTCATTCCAGGGATTGCTTTTGGTGCTGATGAGAATATTCGTCTTTCCTACGCCACTGATTTAGCAACAATTGAAAAAGGCATGGATAGGTTGGAGAAATTTGTCCGTTCTCGAATTTAG
- a CDS encoding type II toxin-antitoxin system ParD family antitoxin has product MAMSNINISLTDAMKAFVEEQVTKGGYNSVSEYLQELISQEQKRQHQEHLESLLIAGLESGESIEITDEWWDSKRAYLINQLRQHKS; this is encoded by the coding sequence ATGGCTATGAGTAATATAAATATTTCCTTGACTGATGCAATGAAAGCTTTTGTTGAAGAACAAGTAACTAAAGGTGGCTACAATTCAGTCAGTGAGTACCTTCAAGAGTTAATTTCTCAAGAGCAAAAACGCCAACATCAAGAACATTTGGAGTCACTTTTAATTGCTGGATTAGAGAGTGGAGAAAGTATTGAAATAACCGATGAATGGTGGGATAGCAAACGCGCATATTTAATAAATCAGTTGCGTCAGCATAAATCATGA
- the ligA gene encoding NAD-dependent DNA ligase LigA — protein MTQIQTELTRVHELRQLLQQASYAYYVLDAPVMEDAVYDQLYRELQQLEIQHPELVTPDSPTQRIGERPATQFTSVRHNIPLYSLENAFNVDELHAWDLRWRRQVPNIDAAEYVTELKIDGSAIALTYQDGILVRGATRGDGVTGEDITQNVRTIRSIPLRLNFDGLANIEKIEVRGEAFLPLEVFKQINEERQKAGEQLFANPRNAAAGTLRQLDSRIVARRRLDFFAYTLHIPGMDDASIANTQWEALELLQRMGFRVNSQHQLCQSLTEVADYYKYWDTERLNLPYMTDGVVVKLNSFKLQEQLGFTQKFPRWAVALKYPAQEAPTRVENIAVNVGRTGALTPLAEMRPVQLAGTTVSRATLHNSDRITQLDIRIGDTVIVRKAGEIIPEVVRVLKELRPLDTQPFIMPSNCPVCGQTVVRETGEAVTRCVNASCAAILKGSIEHWVSRDALDVKGVGEKLVHQLVDKGVVHSVADLYDLTAEQLFALERMGEKSAQKLIEAIAQSKNQPWSRVLYGLGIRHVGSVNAQLLSEKYRTVEELGTAKQSDIEGIYGIGAEIAQSVYQWFRISANQTLIERLQAAGLQFANTEATATVVNANLKLAGKTLVITGTLPTLKRDEAKELIQKAGGKITESVSKKTDYLVVGEDAGSKLEKAQTLGIAQLTEAQLLAILEN, from the coding sequence ATGACTCAAATACAAACAGAATTAACCCGCGTCCATGAATTGCGCCAGTTGTTGCAACAAGCTAGCTATGCTTATTATGTGTTGGATGCACCTGTTATGGAAGATGCCGTTTATGACCAACTATATCGAGAACTGCAACAACTAGAAATCCAGCATCCAGAGTTAGTTACACCCGATAGTCCGACACAGCGTATTGGGGAAAGACCTGCAACACAGTTTACCTCTGTACGGCATAATATCCCCTTATATAGTTTAGAGAATGCTTTTAATGTAGATGAGTTACACGCTTGGGATTTGCGTTGGCGACGACAAGTCCCGAATATAGATGCGGCGGAATATGTGACAGAACTGAAAATTGATGGTTCAGCGATCGCTTTAACTTATCAAGATGGTATTTTGGTGAGGGGGGCAACTAGGGGCGATGGCGTAACAGGGGAAGATATCACGCAAAATGTGCGGACAATTCGCTCGATTCCCTTACGGTTGAATTTTGACGGTTTAGCAAATATTGAAAAAATAGAAGTTAGGGGTGAAGCTTTTTTACCTCTGGAAGTATTTAAACAAATCAATGAAGAAAGACAAAAAGCCGGCGAACAGTTGTTTGCTAATCCGCGCAATGCGGCAGCTGGTACACTGAGACAGCTAGATTCTAGAATCGTGGCTAGGCGACGGTTGGATTTTTTTGCCTACACTTTGCACATTCCAGGGATGGATGACGCGAGTATTGCTAATACTCAATGGGAAGCTTTGGAATTGTTGCAAAGGATGGGCTTTCGGGTAAATTCTCAGCATCAGCTTTGTCAATCTCTGACAGAAGTTGCAGATTACTATAAATACTGGGATACAGAAAGATTGAATCTACCCTACATGACTGATGGGGTGGTGGTAAAATTAAACTCTTTTAAGCTGCAAGAACAGTTAGGATTTACGCAAAAATTTCCTCGTTGGGCGGTGGCGTTAAAATACCCGGCACAAGAAGCACCCACTCGTGTAGAAAATATTGCCGTAAATGTGGGGAGAACGGGAGCGTTAACACCTTTGGCAGAAATGCGTCCGGTGCAACTGGCGGGAACGACTGTATCTAGAGCTACTTTACACAATAGCGATCGCATTACGCAACTCGATATCCGTATCGGTGATACAGTAATTGTTCGCAAGGCTGGAGAAATCATCCCAGAAGTCGTCAGGGTGCTGAAAGAACTGCGTCCCCTTGATACACAACCCTTTATCATGCCTAGTAATTGTCCAGTCTGCGGACAAACTGTGGTGAGAGAGACAGGGGAAGCGGTGACGCGGTGCGTGAATGCTTCCTGTGCAGCAATTCTCAAAGGCTCAATTGAACATTGGGTAAGTCGTGATGCTTTAGATGTTAAAGGTGTGGGCGAAAAACTGGTACATCAACTCGTAGATAAAGGTGTGGTGCATTCTGTCGCTGATTTATATGACTTGACAGCAGAGCAATTATTTGCATTGGAAAGAATGGGAGAAAAATCGGCACAGAAATTAATTGAGGCGATCGCTCAATCCAAAAATCAGCCCTGGTCAAGGGTATTATATGGTTTGGGCATTCGTCATGTGGGTAGCGTCAATGCTCAGTTATTGAGTGAGAAGTATCGCACGGTAGAAGAGTTAGGAACAGCAAAACAATCAGATATAGAAGGGATTTATGGCATCGGTGCAGAAATTGCTCAGTCTGTTTATCAGTGGTTTCGGATTAGTGCTAATCAAACTTTAATTGAACGCTTGCAAGCGGCAGGACTACAATTTGCTAATACCGAGGCAACAGCTACAGTTGTAAATGCTAATTTGAAATTAGCGGGTAAAACTCTGGTGATTACCGGAACATTGCCTACACTAAAGCGGGATGAAGCTAAAGAATTAATTCAGAAAGCCGGGGGGAAAATCACAGAATCAGTTAGTAAAAAAACTGATTATTTGGTAGTGGGTGAAGATGCCGGTTCTAAGTTAGAAAAAGCGCAAACTTTGGGCATTGCCCAATTAACAGAGGCACAGCTATTAGCAATTTTAGAAAATTAG